From a single Silene latifolia isolate original U9 population chromosome 6, ASM4854445v1, whole genome shotgun sequence genomic region:
- the LOC141588639 gene encoding protein FAR1-RELATED SEQUENCE 5-like has product MYRKHSQAVGFSIRKATSRRVNGPGTPEVERYFVCSCEGKHGNGSRLGLNGLPHVATNNLRNAAITRCECKAGLRSQVNEVGQWEVLQHITEHNHALTPTQWQQHHRSERRISDVEAETIKAMTEAFVAPSVQYKVAAAAAGSDVFVGHSKRDHINFVHRLKIKAIESGDAATLINLMTRRQSEDPGFFFRVQFNEEGRLCHLFWCDSMMREDYRLYHDVLIFDTTYRTNRYNLICGAFVGINNHWSNIMFGCVFLSDEKEEAFQWLFNVFNEAMGDDLRPVSIFTDQDKAMSNAVEAVFSGHNC; this is encoded by the coding sequence ATGTACCGTAAACACTCACAGGCGGTTGGGTTTAGCATTAGGAAAGCAACTTCTCGCAGAGTTAATGGTCCTGGCACACCCGAAGTCGAGAGGTACTTTGTTTGCTCGTGTGAAGGGAAACACGGGAATGGCAGTAGGCTAGGTCTGAATGGTTTACCTCACGTAGCGACTAACAATCTGAGGAACGCTGCAATCACTAGGTGCGAATGCAAAGCGGGGCTTCGGTCGCAGGTAAACGAGGTTGGGCAGTGGGAGGTACTGCAACATATCACTGAACACAACCATGCTCTTACTCCCACGCAGTGGCAGCAACATCACCGATCCGAAAGAAGAATAAGCGATGTCGAGGCAGAGACTATAAAGGCCATGACAGAAGCATTCGTCGCCCCCTCTGTTCAGTACAAGGTGGCAGCTGCTGCAGCGGGCAGTGATGTATTTGTTGGTCACTCGAAGAGAGATCATATCAACTTTGTTCACAGGTTGAAGATAAAAGCGATTGAGAGCGGTGATGCAGCCACACTTATTAATCTTATGACTAGAAGACAATCTGAGGATCCAGGGTTCTTCTTCCGTGTGCAATTCAATGAAGAAGGGAGATTATGTCATCTATTCTGGTGTGACTCTATGATGAGGGAGGACTATCGATTGTATCATGATGTACTAATTTTCGACACAACGTACCGCACCAACAGGTACAATCTTATATGCGGTGCCTTTGTAGGTATAAATAACCATTGGTCCAATATAATGTTTGGGTGCGTTTTTCTATCGGACGAGAAAGAAGAAGCATTCCAATGGTTGTTCAACGTGTTTAATGAAGCTATGGGTGACGACCTTCGTCCTGTCTCCATCTTCACTGACCAAGACAAGGCAATGTCAAATGCTGTTGAAGCGGTATTTTCTGGTCACAATTGTTAA